A genome region from Anastrepha ludens isolate Willacy chromosome 3, idAnaLude1.1, whole genome shotgun sequence includes the following:
- the LOC128856262 gene encoding protein hairy, translating to MSYPTKMAPNHHPHHFMVHGLPLEPVSRTYQYRKIMKPMLERKRRARINKCLDELKDLMTSTLQADGENLSKLEKADILELTVRHLQRLRETNGLFVRHSDTMNMEKFWAGFQHCAVEVSHFLQKYDQQNKHVNGDLIKYIANYVPNMAAAVAAAAATANGTTTASAAAAAKPQTPPAMASAGSGVSALNVVNNINEHYQRFCTALRHIPTDTAVTKIAPNTTAPQPPAAAVAMAATTSHARHQQMQISASAISSFERIWEAAARAAATDKTRMHPYARKPLNNHSNGLSVVERVDGVGVGDGGGIDWADGGFLPGDGLVWRPW from the exons ATGAGTTATCCCACGAAAATGGCGCCAAATCATCATCCACATCATTTCATGGTACATGGCTTGCCGCTGGAGCCAGTCTCACGCACTTATCAATACCGCAAGATAATGAAGCCGATGCTAGAGCGCAAGCGGCGGGCGCGCATCAATAAATGTCTAGACGAGTTGAAGGATTTAATGACCAGCACTTTGCAGGCG GATGGCGAAAACCTCTCCAAACTTGAGAAAGCCGATATTTTAGAGTTGACCGTGCGCCACCTGCAACGCCTGCGCGAGACTAACGGCCTTTTCGTGCGTCACAGCGACACAATGAACATGGAAAAGTTCTGGGCCGGCTTTCAGCATTGCGCCGTCGAGGTATCGCATTTCCTACAAAAATACGATCAACAAAACAAACACGTGAACGGAGATCTAATCAAATATATTGCGAATTATGTGCCAAATATGGCAGCAGCAGTGGCTGCAGCGGCGGCAACAGCCAATGGCACTACTACAgcttcagcagcagcagcagctaagCCACAAACACCACCAGCAATGGCATCGGCTGGCAGTGGAGTTAGCGCGCTCAATGTGGTCAATAACATAAATGAGCACTACCAAAGATTCTGTACGGCACTGCGCCACATACCCACGGACACAGCAGTAACGAAAATAGCGCCAAACACAACAGCACCGCAACCGCCTGCCGCAGCAGTGGCAATGGCAGCCACGACGTCGCACGCCAGgcaccaacaaatgcaaatatctgCTTCAGCAATTTCCAGCTTTGAACGCATTTGGGAAGCGGCAGCGCGAGCAGCAGCCACCGACAAAACGCGAATGCATCCCTACGCCCGAAAACCGTTAAATAATCACAGCAATGGCTTAAGCGTGGTGGAGCGTGTGGATGGCGTTGGCGTGGGCGACGGCGGTGGCATTGATTGGGCCGATGGTGGTTTTCTACCGGGCGATGGCCTTGTTTGGCGACCTTGGTGA